TTGACGAACAACCCGTTGGCGTCCGCAAGTACACTTGGCATCAATGCAGGTGCGTATTTCTTTGTCGTTGTTTCGATGATCTTCTTTCCGTCTGTCCTTGGAGATTTCCCTTTTTTAGTTGCGCTTGCAGGTGCCGTGCTTTCGTCCGTACTCGTCGTCACTCTGGCAGGGAAGCAGATGGAGCCTGTACGCGTCGCCTTGACGGGGATGATCATCTCTTTGCTGTTTGCATCCATGACAGGCTCGTTGCAGCTGTTGTTTGAGAATCAGACAAACGGCCTCTTTTTATGGGGATCGGGTACGCTTGTGCAGCTGAATTGGAGCGGCGTTGCGTTTGCGGGTCCGATGATCATTATTCTGTTCATCGCCGCGTTAGGCATTGCGAAACCGATGGATATTCTATCGTTAGGTGAAGATGTTGCGTCTTCGCTTGGTCAAAACGTTCGTATCGTTAAATTAATTGCGTGGGCTGCAGCGATTTTGCTTGCGGCGACGACGGTCAGTGTTGTCGGTCCGATCGGGTTCATCGGTTTGATGGCTCCGCATATCGTCCGGATGCTTGGTGTCCGCGGCCATTTGCATGTCTTCCTGCAATCGTTCTTATGGGGAAGTGTAATGATGATCGGGGCGGACGTGCTCGGCCGGTTGATCCAGCCGGGACAGGAAGTGCCTGTCGGTGCAATGACGGCATTGGCTGGCGGACCTTGGCTGCTTTATTTGGCTTGGAAGACGGCGAAGTCACATACGAAAGGCGATCGCCAAATGGGCGGCACGTTGAAGCCGGTCAAACTGCCGGTCGTCATTTCGATCGTTACGATTTTAATTGTCGCTGTCTTTGCATTGGCATTATCCTATAACGGAATGGCATGGTCGCTCGATTGGATGAAACCGGTCGTCTGGAATTTCCGGGTGCCGCGTGTGCTTACGGCATTCATCATCGGCGTGATGCTTGCGCTTGCCGGTGTTTTATTGCAAGGCGTCTTACGGAATCCGTTGGCGGATGCAAGTGTGTTGGGCGTTACCTCGATGGGTGGTGCCGGGGCGATGCTGCTATTGGTCGCAATCCCTGCAATCCCTGTTCAATATATGCCGCTTGGAGCGGTAGTAGGAGCCGCCGTTGCTCTTGGCATCATTATGGTGACGGCTTGGAAAAACAATTTCCAGCCGATGCTCGTTGCGTTGATGGGGATCGCGATATCGGCATTCGGCTCTGCCGCAACACAAGTGTTCGTCGTAAAGGCGAAATTGGCGGTCGCTTCAGCGCTCGTCTGGCTATCTGGCAGCACGTACGGAAAAGGCTGGGAAGATGTGCAGCTGTCGTTATGGTTGCTCGTTCTGCTCATCGGTCCTGCCGTCTATTTGACGCGGAGCTTAGATGTGTTGACGTTCGGGGATGACGTGGCATCTGGTCTCGGCTTATCCGTCAAATCGACGCGCGTCTGGGCGCTGATTGTCGGAGTCGCAATCAGTACAGCAGGAGTCGCGATTGTCGGAACAATCGGCTTCGTCGGGTTGGTTTCGCCTCACATCGCCCGTAGATTAGTAGGTTTCCGCCATTTGCCGCTACTTGTCGTCTCAGGCTTGTTGGGCGGACTGCTCTTAGTGACTGCGGATTTTGTCGGACGGATTGCCATCGCGCCAAAAGACATCCCGAGTGGACTTATCGTTGCACTCATTGGAACGCCGTATTTGTTGTATTTATTGAGGAAAATGAAATGACACAGCCACACGCTCATCTGCAACGGAGGGTGTGGCTGTTTTTGGAATGAGAGCTATTTGCAAGGGAACGAGAACTTATTCGGAGTAAACGAGAACTCTTCGCTGAAGAATGAGAACAATTCAAGGTTAAACGAGAACTTCTCGTCCTTAACGAGAACTCATTCAGCATAAATGAGAACTTTTTGCGCCAGAACGAGAACTCGTGTTGAGGGAGTGGACCCCATCTTGGAATAAATGGACCTTGGCCGCAAAAGAATGGGCCTTTTAAGAATAAAGAGGATCTTTTGCCATCGCGAGCTTACTCTATCAATTCACCGGAACAGATTTTGCCGGAAATGCTATACTGGAAACAAAGAAAACATCGAAAGAGGCGCAGTTATGTCCAAAGCGGATTGGAATATGAAAACATTCATGAAAGGTGCATCGATTTTGACGATTTCGGCCATCATCGTCAAGCTGCTGGCGGCGGTATACCGGATTCCGTTCCAAAACCTTGTCGGGGATAAAGGATTTTTCATTTACCAGCAAGTGTATCCGTTCATCGGAATTTTCATCGTGTGGACATCGTACGGCTTTGCGGTGGCAGTCTCGAAGTTGCTCGCGGGCAGCGCAAGCGACGGAGAAGCGAAGGCGATCAAGCGGGTTGCCTTTCTCTATTTAGCCGGACTGTCTATATCATTTTTCATCATTCTCACGACGTTCGCTCCGTTTTTCGCACAGGCGATGGGAGATCCTGAACTGGTCTCACTTCTTCGTGCAGGTGCTTATATCGTGCTCGTCATGCCGATGCTTGCAGTGTTGAAAGGTTCATTCCAATCGGAAGGGCAGATGACGCCTGTTGCCGTTTCGAATGTCGGTGAGCAAGTGTTGCGGGTCGCAATCATCCTTATTGGGACATGGGTGGCTGTCCGCGCGGGAGCATCCCTTTACACGGCTGGCGAAGTGGCCATGTGGGGCGCTGTTATGGGCCAGGCGTTAGGTGTTGTCATTCTTGTCCTGTTTTACAGAGATGCATATAAAGGGCCGCATACACAAGTGGATACGTGGCGTGTCGTTAAAGAATTGACGTTTGTCAGTTTGAGCGTCAGCGCAAGCTCGCTTATCTTGCTGCTGTTTCAAATGGCGGATTCGTTTATGATCTACAATAGTTTGCTTGCGAAAGGCTTTGTCGCGGATGCAGCGATGGAAATGAAAGGTATTTATGACCGTGGGCAGCCTCTCGTCCAGATGGGGATTTTGATCGCTTCCACATTGGCGCTCGCAATCGTCCCGCTTATTGCGCATCATGCAGCTAAAAAGGAAGGACGGGGTGCGGAACCGTTTATACAGCTCACATTCCGGACAGCTGTTTTATTCGGATGGGCGGCGGCGGTCGGGCTTGCATTCGTCTTGCCATATGTGAATGAAATGCTGTTTGAGACAAGGGACGGCTCCGCTGCGCTGATCATATTTGCGTTTCAGATCTTTTGGCTGTCGCTCATCTTGCCGTTGACCGCAATTTTACAAGGTGCCGGCAAAGTCAAAATACCGACGCTGTTCCTTCTTGGCGGGCTTGCCGTGAAAATAATCGCGAATCAATTGTTAGTGCCGCTCTATGATGTAACAGGTGCAGCGCTTGCAGGGAATATCGGTTTTGCGGCGATTGCGTTTGGGCTTCTTCTTTATTTCAAAACCGTGTGGCCGATGAAACTGGCACCTAGCCGTTTTTACGGTTGGCTGCTCCTTGCTACACTTGCGATGGCAGCGGTCATTTTCCCTTGGATGCTTGCAGCGGATCAGGTTTTATTCGACAATCTGTCATCGCGAATCAGTGCTACGTTGACAGCATTGACAGCAGTCGCGCTAGGGGCGGGCGTTTTCCTAGTCGTTATCATGAAATCACGTATAATGGCGGAAAAGGAATGGTATTTGCTGCCGTTCGGAAAAAGATTGGCCCGTATACAATTGATTCTCACTAAAAATAGAAGGTGAATAAGATGAATACAATTACGATTATTGGACTTGGTGCGGGAGATCTCGACCAGTTGTCTTTAGGTACATATCGAAAGTTGAAGGAGGCTGAGTTCGTTATTGCGAGGACGGACCAGCATCCGGCCATTGAGGAATTGCGGGCGGAAGGCATGGAAATAGAGAGCTTCGACGCGATTTATATAAAAAACGATGAGTTTGGGCAAGTGTATGAAGAGATTGTTGAGAAAATAGTGTTGATGGCAAACGAAAAGTCAGTAACTTATGTCGTGCCAGGACATCCACTCGTTGCTGAGCGCACAGTGCAATTATTGATTGAAAAAGAACGT
This DNA window, taken from Sporosarcina luteola, encodes the following:
- a CDS encoding iron ABC transporter permease — translated: MIIGLFLLFVLSFIHLTQGQADYTVSQLLKEVWVEGRIQDIVLSLRLPRLAIGILAGGALAVAGAILQTLTNNPLASASTLGINAGAYFFVVVSMIFFPSVLGDFPFLVALAGAVLSSVLVVTLAGKQMEPVRVALTGMIISLLFASMTGSLQLLFENQTNGLFLWGSGTLVQLNWSGVAFAGPMIIILFIAALGIAKPMDILSLGEDVASSLGQNVRIVKLIAWAAAILLAATTVSVVGPIGFIGLMAPHIVRMLGVRGHLHVFLQSFLWGSVMMIGADVLGRLIQPGQEVPVGAMTALAGGPWLLYLAWKTAKSHTKGDRQMGGTLKPVKLPVVISIVTILIVAVFALALSYNGMAWSLDWMKPVVWNFRVPRVLTAFIIGVMLALAGVLLQGVLRNPLADASVLGVTSMGGAGAMLLLVAIPAIPVQYMPLGAVVGAAVALGIIMVTAWKNNFQPMLVALMGIAISAFGSAATQVFVVKAKLAVASALVWLSGSTYGKGWEDVQLSLWLLVLLIGPAVYLTRSLDVLTFGDDVASGLGLSVKSTRVWALIVGVAISTAGVAIVGTIGFVGLVSPHIARRLVGFRHLPLLVVSGLLGGLLLVTADFVGRIAIAPKDIPSGLIVALIGTPYLLYLLRKMK
- a CDS encoding putative polysaccharide biosynthesis protein gives rise to the protein MSKADWNMKTFMKGASILTISAIIVKLLAAVYRIPFQNLVGDKGFFIYQQVYPFIGIFIVWTSYGFAVAVSKLLAGSASDGEAKAIKRVAFLYLAGLSISFFIILTTFAPFFAQAMGDPELVSLLRAGAYIVLVMPMLAVLKGSFQSEGQMTPVAVSNVGEQVLRVAIILIGTWVAVRAGASLYTAGEVAMWGAVMGQALGVVILVLFYRDAYKGPHTQVDTWRVVKELTFVSLSVSASSLILLLFQMADSFMIYNSLLAKGFVADAAMEMKGIYDRGQPLVQMGILIASTLALAIVPLIAHHAAKKEGRGAEPFIQLTFRTAVLFGWAAAVGLAFVLPYVNEMLFETRDGSAALIIFAFQIFWLSLILPLTAILQGAGKVKIPTLFLLGGLAVKIIANQLLVPLYDVTGAALAGNIGFAAIAFGLLLYFKTVWPMKLAPSRFYGWLLLATLAMAAVIFPWMLAADQVLFDNLSSRISATLTALTAVALGAGVFLVVIMKSRIMAEKEWYLLPFGKRLARIQLILTKNRR